The following proteins are encoded in a genomic region of Fundidesulfovibrio soli:
- a CDS encoding methyl-accepting chemotaxis protein, with product MIWVAIELFDVEGHTGGALVQNELSMTLLQREIDHLKWAQSLGQFVHDPNAKELSVSSDARKCNFGRWFYSDERTGLESTSPELKPMLAAIEEPHTKLHETAISIQRFKKDANLAAATDVYDNQTLKQLALVQSQLSSMRDKVKAGIEMNRKEVMGGIQFTKLLSFTAIAVSLCMAVLLSYLISKSISRPVKFLADCSAAIAGGDLTQECSLTQKDELGRLSVSMGEMVSSLRDKIEESDRKAREADEHSKTASQALAQTEQKEAHIQQMLNMIRSIASESLVLSDTLTEHAERLSAQVEQVRRGAEIQKERLSEAASAMEQMNATVLDVARNASDAADSAGKSLEKAQDGADIVTESVKAIERVNRVSGRLKENMGELDAQAASIGQVMNVISDIADQTNLLALNAAIEAARAGDAGRGFAVVADEVRKLAEKTMGATKEVGEKILAIQQSVQRSMKDMEDAAKAVSTSNELAGASGESLREIVALTKVNTQNVQSIAAAAEEQSSASENINSSISQVNEVAQETEAGMTETVDIVANLSDMATRLKDLITQMGQSGDGAEDGRKALAA from the coding sequence ATGATCTGGGTGGCCATCGAGTTGTTCGATGTGGAGGGGCACACGGGCGGCGCGTTGGTTCAGAACGAACTCTCAATGACGCTCCTGCAGCGGGAGATCGACCACTTGAAGTGGGCCCAATCCCTGGGCCAGTTCGTGCACGACCCCAACGCCAAGGAGCTTTCCGTTTCCTCAGACGCCCGAAAGTGCAATTTCGGCCGCTGGTTCTACAGCGACGAGCGCACCGGGCTGGAGTCCACCAGCCCTGAACTCAAGCCCATGCTTGCGGCCATTGAGGAGCCTCACACCAAACTCCACGAAACCGCCATATCCATCCAGCGGTTCAAGAAGGACGCCAACCTGGCCGCCGCAACGGATGTGTACGACAACCAGACGCTCAAGCAGCTTGCCCTGGTGCAGTCGCAGTTGTCGTCCATGCGCGACAAGGTGAAGGCCGGCATCGAGATGAACCGCAAGGAAGTCATGGGCGGCATCCAGTTCACCAAGCTGCTTTCCTTTACGGCCATCGCGGTTTCGTTGTGCATGGCTGTGCTTCTCAGCTATCTGATTTCAAAAAGCATTTCCCGTCCTGTGAAGTTTCTGGCGGACTGCTCCGCGGCTATCGCCGGCGGTGATCTCACCCAGGAATGTTCCCTGACGCAGAAGGACGAACTGGGCAGGCTCTCGGTCTCCATGGGGGAGATGGTTTCCAGCCTCAGGGACAAGATCGAAGAATCGGACCGGAAGGCGCGTGAGGCTGACGAGCATTCCAAGACAGCCAGCCAGGCATTGGCGCAGACCGAACAGAAAGAGGCGCACATCCAGCAGATGCTCAACATGATCCGCTCCATCGCCAGCGAATCTCTCGTCCTGTCCGATACGCTTACGGAGCACGCCGAGCGCCTCTCCGCCCAGGTCGAGCAGGTTCGCCGGGGCGCTGAAATCCAGAAGGAACGCCTCTCCGAGGCGGCTTCCGCCATGGAGCAGATGAACGCCACCGTGCTGGACGTGGCGAGAAACGCCAGCGACGCTGCTGACAGCGCAGGCAAGTCCCTGGAGAAGGCCCAGGACGGCGCGGACATCGTGACCGAGAGCGTAAAGGCCATCGAGCGCGTCAACAGGGTTTCGGGCCGGCTCAAGGAGAACATGGGCGAGCTCGACGCACAGGCGGCCTCCATCGGGCAGGTCATGAACGTCATCAGCGACATTGCTGACCAGACCAACCTGCTGGCCCTCAACGCGGCTATCGAGGCCGCCCGCGCTGGCGACGCCGGCCGGGGGTTCGCGGTGGTGGCGGACGAAGTGCGCAAGCTGGCTGAAAAGACCATGGGCGCGACCAAGGAGGTCGGCGAGAAGATCCTGGCCATCCAGCAGTCCGTGCAGCGCAGCATGAAGGACATGGAGGACGCAGCCAAGGCGGTGAGCACCTCCAACGAATTGGCGGGCGCCTCGGGCGAATCCCTGCGGGAAATCGTGGCCCTGACCAAGGTCAACACCCAGAACGTCCAGAGCATCGCCGCCGCTGCCGAGGAGCAATCCTCCGCGTCGGAGAACATCAACAGCAGCATCTCCCAGGTGAACGAAGTGGCCCAGGAAACCGAGGCCGGCATGACCGAGACGGTGGACATCGTGGCCAACCTCTCCGACATGGCCACACGCCTGAAAGATCTGATCACTCAGATGGGGCAGTCCGGCGATGGAGCAGAGGACGGGCGCAAAGCGCT
- a CDS encoding helix-turn-helix domain-containing protein produces the protein MSHVSSFDRDIARRIKDLREVLALTPEDLADKTGVSVQDILAFESGSREVPVSYLYTIAKATGVDLTALITGSEAKLHQYCLVRKSEGLSVTRRKAYKYQALAYRFSRPAMEPFIVTVPPAPPKQDVDFNQHAGEEFVFMLKGRMEVVLGKETVILEPEDSLYFSSTIPHAMRALDGKEAVFLDVII, from the coding sequence ATGAGCCACGTATCATCCTTTGATCGCGACATCGCCCGCCGCATCAAGGATCTCCGCGAGGTGCTCGCCCTCACGCCTGAGGACCTGGCGGACAAGACCGGTGTTTCTGTTCAGGATATCCTCGCATTCGAGTCTGGAAGCCGCGAGGTCCCCGTAAGTTACCTCTACACCATCGCCAAGGCCACCGGCGTCGACCTCACTGCGCTCATTACGGGGTCTGAGGCCAAACTCCACCAGTACTGCCTGGTGCGCAAATCCGAAGGCCTCTCCGTCACTCGGCGCAAAGCCTACAAGTATCAGGCCCTGGCTTACCGTTTCAGCCGGCCCGCCATGGAGCCCTTCATCGTCACGGTGCCGCCCGCGCCCCCCAAGCAGGACGTGGATTTCAACCAGCACGCCGGTGAGGAGTTCGTCTTCATGCTCAAGGGGCGCATGGAAGTGGTGCTGGGTAAGGAGACGGTGATCCTCGAACCGGAGGACAGCCTGTATTTCAGTTCGACGATCCCGCACGCGATGCGCGCTCTGGACGGCAAGGAAGCGGTGTTTCTGGACGTCATCATCTAA
- a CDS encoding AMP-binding protein: protein MQKEFKVFETFDDFKRDFSVDVPPKYNFAFDFLDATAAVDPTRPAMVHVDNDNNRRDLDIGYFSRESARMANAFSAMGIGRGDKVMLVLQRRVEFWVTVLGLVKIGAVPVPSPHLLTAHDVEFRVNKAGIKACVVEQDFVERVDAVRHACPCLAHFVQVGGEATAPGWASYVEIGANASNVFPRPADSAGAEDVMFIFFSSGTTGMPKMVVHNHNYPLGHITTGVYWHDLKPGDLHLTVADTGWAKSIWGKFFGQWMAGACVFTWDYRGKFVPADLLRVISEHKVTTFCAPPTIYRFLVREDVASFDLSALRHCTTAGELLNESVFQAWKKVTGLTIYEGYGQTETTLQIGAFPNMEIKPGSIGKPCPGWDIVLLDAKGHVCPPGEEGEICIRLGSGKTLGLFDGYLYEPEKTSSVLFGGYYHTGDKAWRDEDGYYWFLGRNDDLIKSSGYRIGPFEVESALVSHPAVVEAAVTGVPDPDRGQVVKATVVLGAGLQPSPELVKELQDHVKKVTAPYKYPRIIEFLPELPKTISGKIKRAEIRAKDEGKNPEPTV, encoded by the coding sequence ATGCAGAAAGAATTCAAAGTATTCGAGACGTTTGACGACTTCAAACGCGATTTCTCCGTGGATGTTCCCCCCAAGTACAATTTCGCTTTCGATTTCCTCGACGCCACGGCCGCCGTCGATCCGACACGCCCAGCGATGGTGCACGTCGACAACGACAACAACCGGCGCGACCTCGACATCGGCTACTTCAGCCGGGAGTCGGCCCGTATGGCCAACGCCTTCAGCGCCATGGGCATCGGCCGGGGCGACAAGGTCATGCTCGTGCTGCAGCGGCGGGTGGAATTCTGGGTGACGGTGCTGGGCCTGGTGAAGATCGGTGCGGTGCCCGTGCCTTCCCCCCATCTGCTCACCGCCCACGACGTGGAGTTCAGGGTCAACAAGGCCGGGATCAAGGCGTGCGTGGTGGAGCAGGATTTCGTGGAGCGCGTGGACGCCGTTCGGCACGCCTGCCCTTGCTTGGCCCATTTCGTCCAGGTGGGCGGCGAGGCCACTGCACCCGGCTGGGCCTCCTATGTCGAGATCGGGGCCAACGCCTCCAATGTGTTCCCCCGGCCTGCCGATTCGGCCGGCGCGGAAGACGTGATGTTCATCTTCTTCTCCTCCGGCACCACCGGGATGCCCAAGATGGTTGTGCATAATCACAACTATCCCCTGGGCCACATCACCACGGGCGTCTATTGGCACGACCTCAAGCCCGGCGACCTGCACCTCACCGTGGCGGATACCGGCTGGGCCAAGTCCATTTGGGGCAAGTTCTTCGGTCAGTGGATGGCGGGCGCCTGCGTGTTCACCTGGGACTATCGCGGCAAGTTCGTCCCGGCGGACTTGTTGCGCGTCATCAGCGAGCACAAGGTGACCACTTTCTGCGCGCCCCCCACGATCTATCGGTTCCTTGTCCGCGAGGACGTGGCCTCCTTCGACCTCTCGGCCCTGCGCCATTGCACCACGGCTGGCGAGCTGCTCAACGAGAGCGTGTTCCAGGCCTGGAAGAAGGTCACTGGCCTGACCATCTACGAGGGCTACGGCCAGACCGAGACCACCCTGCAGATCGGCGCCTTCCCCAACATGGAGATCAAGCCCGGCTCCATCGGCAAACCCTGCCCCGGCTGGGACATCGTGCTGCTGGACGCCAAGGGGCACGTCTGCCCCCCCGGCGAGGAAGGCGAGATCTGCATCCGCCTGGGCAGCGGCAAGACCCTTGGGCTTTTCGACGGCTACCTCTACGAGCCGGAGAAGACCTCCTCCGTGCTGTTCGGCGGCTACTACCACACCGGCGACAAGGCCTGGCGCGACGAAGACGGCTACTACTGGTTCCTGGGCCGCAACGACGACCTCATCAAGTCCAGCGGGTACCGTATCGGGCCCTTCGAGGTGGAGAGCGCCCTCGTCTCCCACCCCGCTGTGGTCGAGGCCGCGGTCACCGGCGTGCCCGACCCCGACCGTGGGCAGGTGGTCAAGGCCACGGTAGTCCTCGGCGCCGGGCTCCAACCCTCGCCGGAACTCGTCAAGGAGCTGCAGGACCATGTGAAGAAGGTCACCGCTCCGTACAAGTATCCCAGGATCATCGAGTTCCTCCCCGAACTGCCCAAGACCATCAGCGGCAAGATCAAGCGCGCCGAGATCAGGGCCAAGGACGAAGGGAAGAATCCCGAACCGACCGTTTAG